A single genomic interval of Lewinellaceae bacterium harbors:
- a CDS encoding HAD family phosphatase yields the protein MYLNVIAFDLDGTIAQDDRVNPQTWVKLAEAKAKGFKLMLVTGRCFDDLKTIGPFEEYCKAIVAENGALVYFPDNETLVMPFGQLAKEVKDQLLASNIPLEIGKAIMATRVPHDKTVLKVLGRTNFAAIAEYNKGAIMVLPHGATKGSGLLFALNELGLSAHNMISIGDAENDRSMFEQAELAVAVQNATEDIKKMSDIILSAPNGTGVNGFLTQLMNHEIPIYNPRAKQRIQIGHRQGQEELFMNPLRLLNGNLCISGDSRSGKSWIAGLIIEKLLEQEYQICVIDPEGDYYGINAFPHAIVMGRNDPKLPAVTDLLTLFEYSSTSIVLDMSSKPLSFQIEYVEELLHGLFSLKESRGKPQLIIMDEAHYFCGPQNGTIKDLIVKHMHHGGIALITFNPNLMDAKVLEQVDHWLLTKLQGDLQYDAISPYLPALKEKGMREKLANLPMGKTYLYCKHSDETLHHQSEIVDFTHTRRIVRHIRHLNKYLRAPVQQSKQFYFHVPEGYDGVNSAANLWEFSRKLREVPLETIHYHIERQDFRRWVADVLHDHELANRIQKITRRHLEGEDLRDELAATVDLRFEELQKMV from the coding sequence ATGTATCTCAATGTCATAGCGTTTGACCTGGATGGGACCATCGCCCAGGACGACCGGGTAAATCCGCAAACATGGGTTAAACTGGCTGAGGCAAAAGCCAAAGGTTTTAAACTGATGCTGGTGACCGGTCGCTGTTTTGACGACCTAAAAACCATTGGCCCTTTTGAAGAATACTGCAAGGCCATTGTTGCCGAAAACGGCGCTTTGGTCTATTTCCCGGACAATGAAACGCTGGTCATGCCTTTCGGTCAGTTAGCCAAAGAAGTAAAGGACCAGTTGCTCGCCAGCAACATACCATTGGAGATTGGGAAAGCCATCATGGCAACCCGGGTGCCCCACGACAAAACGGTTTTGAAGGTGCTGGGAAGGACCAATTTTGCCGCCATCGCCGAATACAACAAAGGTGCCATCATGGTCTTGCCCCATGGAGCCACCAAGGGTAGCGGGCTGTTGTTTGCACTGAATGAACTGGGGTTATCCGCCCATAATATGATATCGATCGGAGATGCCGAAAACGACCGGAGTATGTTTGAGCAGGCTGAATTGGCTGTTGCGGTACAAAATGCCACTGAAGACATCAAAAAAATGTCGGATATCATCCTGAGTGCTCCCAATGGAACCGGAGTGAATGGGTTTCTGACGCAACTGATGAATCATGAAATTCCAATCTATAACCCCCGGGCCAAACAGCGGATTCAAATCGGGCACCGGCAGGGTCAGGAAGAACTATTTATGAACCCACTTCGATTGTTGAATGGTAACCTGTGTATATCCGGGGACAGCCGGAGTGGGAAATCATGGATTGCCGGCCTGATCATTGAAAAATTGCTGGAGCAGGAATACCAGATATGCGTCATCGATCCGGAAGGCGATTATTATGGGATCAATGCATTCCCGCATGCCATCGTCATGGGAAGAAACGACCCCAAATTGCCGGCAGTAACCGACCTGCTCACGTTGTTCGAATACTCCAGTACCAGTATCGTCCTCGATATGTCCTCCAAGCCACTCAGTTTCCAGATAGAATATGTGGAAGAGCTCCTGCATGGCTTGTTCAGTCTTAAAGAGAGCCGGGGAAAACCCCAGTTGATCATCATGGATGAAGCCCACTATTTCTGTGGCCCGCAAAATGGCACCATAAAGGACCTGATTGTGAAACATATGCACCATGGCGGTATTGCGCTGATCACCTTCAATCCAAACCTCATGGATGCCAAAGTGCTGGAGCAGGTAGATCACTGGTTGCTGACCAAATTGCAGGGCGACTTGCAGTACGATGCCATTAGTCCATACCTGCCAGCTCTGAAAGAAAAAGGCATGCGGGAAAAGTTAGCCAACCTGCCCATGGGTAAAACCTACTTGTATTGCAAACATTCGGACGAGACTTTGCATCATCAATCAGAAATCGTTGATTTTACGCACACGCGCCGTATAGTCCGGCACATCCGTCACCTGAACAAATACCTGCGGGCTCCGGTACAGCAGTCGAAACAGTTTTACTTCCACGTGCCGGAAGGGTATGATGGCGTGAATTCCGCTGCCAACTTATGGGAGTTTAGCCGGAAGTTACGCGAAGTACCCCTGGAGACCATCCATTATCATATAGAAAGACAGGACTTCCGGCGCTGGGTCGCTGATGTCCTCCATGATCATGAATTGGCCAACCGGATACAGAAAATCACCCGGCGCCATCTGGAAGGGGAAGACTTACGGGACGAACTGGCAGCAACAGTAGACCTGCGGTTTGAGGAGTTGCAGAAAATGGTCTGA
- a CDS encoding T9SS type A sorting domain-containing protein: MIIISFLLLPAISQSQPFKYRGTSPFHLEALNSESSSPIKRPTFKIMFFDLDKDGDLDALHLCIESVDDVEYTTEKNIHFILERQLNVGSPTIPIFGARESFQKPIPVPENSYMLADIGDLNLDGAFDMIVCAQVDLTGNQEILYYQNTGTSLNPSFTITHASTLGLGAFIPGSFFIPDLADLDGDGDLDLLLTGHTRNITEKYDERPVFKYAKNTGTPTSPRFLGWFENPYGLHPIYPYDMYLESGDIDHDNDVDVLSVSFKNNFPMDFYENSPGSNKKPQFVEPYYTLLGIPESGNNNNLLLPALVDLDGDHDLDIVIPRTFGLETFQIEYYENTLTVTERESLENQSLKLYPNPSHSELFITNNSDEIVISCEVIDLQGRTLLTLPGNNKSVPLNKLVNGTYFVRLRTSKGIMYKKFIKS; encoded by the coding sequence ATGATCATCATAAGCTTCCTTCTGTTACCTGCAATCAGTCAGAGCCAACCGTTCAAATATCGAGGTACCTCACCATTTCATCTGGAAGCGCTCAATTCGGAAAGCAGCAGCCCCATCAAAAGGCCAACATTTAAAATCATGTTTTTTGACCTGGATAAAGATGGGGATCTCGATGCCCTCCACCTGTGTATTGAATCAGTTGATGATGTTGAATATACCACTGAGAAGAACATACATTTTATTCTGGAGCGGCAACTCAATGTGGGGAGCCCAACCATCCCAATTTTTGGTGCACGAGAATCATTTCAAAAACCGATCCCTGTACCGGAAAATAGCTATATGCTCGCTGATATCGGTGACCTCAACCTCGATGGAGCTTTTGATATGATCGTCTGTGCACAAGTAGACCTGACTGGAAATCAGGAAATATTATATTACCAAAATACAGGAACATCATTAAACCCAAGTTTTACCATTACCCATGCTTCAACATTAGGTCTTGGAGCCTTTATCCCTGGCAGTTTTTTCATTCCCGATCTAGCAGATTTGGATGGCGATGGCGATCTCGATCTGTTACTCACCGGTCACACCAGAAATATCACCGAAAAATACGACGAGCGCCCTGTATTTAAATATGCTAAAAATACGGGCACGCCTACTAGCCCAAGATTTCTCGGATGGTTTGAAAACCCATATGGATTACACCCCATTTACCCATATGACATGTACCTGGAAAGCGGTGATATCGACCATGATAATGATGTTGATGTGCTTAGCGTATCATTTAAAAATAACTTTCCAATGGATTTTTACGAAAATTCACCAGGGAGTAATAAAAAACCTCAGTTTGTTGAACCTTATTATACACTTCTTGGAATTCCTGAATCGGGTAATAACAACAACCTACTTCTCCCGGCTCTTGTGGATCTGGATGGAGATCATGACCTGGATATTGTCATTCCAAGGACATTTGGTCTGGAGACTTTTCAAATTGAGTATTATGAAAATACTCTAACAGTAACCGAAAGGGAAAGTCTGGAAAATCAATCACTCAAATTATATCCAAACCCATCTCATTCAGAATTATTTATTACAAATAATTCTGACGAAATTGTCATTTCCTGCGAGGTGATCGATTTGCAGGGAAGAACTCTCCTGACTTTACCCGGAAATAACAAATCCGTTCCTCTTAATAAATTAGTTAATGGTACCTATTTCGTAAGATTACGAACATCGAAAGGTATCATGTACAAAAAATTCATTAAAAGCTAA